TTTAGGAGGCTTTTAATATGAATGTAATCGAAGTAAAAAACATGAGTAAAAATTTTAAAAACAAGAAGCTTTTTAATAATTTTTCTCTAGAAATTGAAGCTAATACAGTCCATGCCCTTGTTGGTCCTAATGGATCTGGCAAGACTTCTCTGCTTAGGATACTTACTGGTCTCTATGAAGAAGATGGTGGCGAAGTTAAGATTAAGGGAAGTCATGCAATGTTACTTGAAAATGACTATTTGTATGAAGATAAGTCAGGACTTGAAAATATAAAATTATACGGTTTGTATTTTGGATATGGTCTAGATAATTATCAAAAATATTCTGACTTGCTAGAAATTACAAATGATCTTGGTAGAAATGTTTCGACATATTCTAAGGGTATGAAGAGAAAATTATCTTTATTAATTATTATAATGATGAATAGAGAGATAATATTTTTAGATGAGGTAACTAGTGGAGTAGACCCAATCTCAAGGGTCGAGATAAGAAAGCTTATTAAGCTTCTAAAAGATGAGGGTAAAACAATAGTAATTACCAGCCATGATCTTTCTGAAATTGAAAAGATTGCTGATAAGGTTTCTATGATAAAATCAGGAGAGTTACTTTTTACAAAGAATATTGGAGAAATTAAGGGAGAGAGCTTAGAAGATTTATTTATAGAGGAAGGTACAAAATGAAAAATAAGATGAATATTAATAGAGCCTGTAGGTACTATTTAAGTAAAGACAAGGATTTTATTTTAAATTTATTATTATTTACTTTGATTTCTCTTGGCTTTATTTTTTTACTATATAAAGGGATGTTTGATTCTAGAGGGAATGATTATATTATATTAATGCTATATGTACTAATGCTTGGAATTTCATTAATTATGTCTAATTCTATGGTTGTAAATCTTACAGTCAAGGATAAACTAAATAAACGTATTGAATTTATTCTAGCATCAGGAATTAATATAAAAGATGTGATTAAAGCCTATGCAATAGAAATGTGGAGACTATCTTCTATAGTTCCATTTTTATTATTTTTCCTAACTTATGTCCTAGTAGACTTTAAAATCGAATTTAAGTGGATTGTAGGCATATTTGTTACAATGATAGGAATGACATATTTTGAAATCCTATTTTTTAACCTTATAAGCTTATCCCAAAAAAACTTCAAGTTTTTTAAAAATATAGTTTTCTTTGGAACAACAATTTTAATTTACATGATAGGCACTTTTTCAGAGAAGATTCTATCATTAATAGAAAGATATAATCTAAATCTTATTTATATCATATTAGGCATAAATATTGGCTTAGGATTAATC
This sequence is a window from Anaerococcus prevotii DSM 20548. Protein-coding genes within it:
- a CDS encoding ABC transporter ATP-binding protein, giving the protein MNVIEVKNMSKNFKNKKLFNNFSLEIEANTVHALVGPNGSGKTSLLRILTGLYEEDGGEVKIKGSHAMLLENDYLYEDKSGLENIKLYGLYFGYGLDNYQKYSDLLEITNDLGRNVSTYSKGMKRKLSLLIIIMMNREIIFLDEVTSGVDPISRVEIRKLIKLLKDEGKTIVITSHDLSEIEKIADKVSMIKSGELLFTKNIGEIKGESLEDLFIEEGTK
- a CDS encoding beta-carotene 15,15'-monooxygenase codes for the protein MLYVLMLGISLIMSNSMVVNLTVKDKLNKRIEFILASGINIKDVIKAYAIEMWRLSSIVPFLLFFLTYVLVDFKIEFKWIVGIFVTMIGMTYFEILFFNLISLSQKNFKFFKNIVFFGTTILIYMIGTFSEKILSLIERYNLNLIYIILGINIGLGLIFAVFSMKDLSKINNESIINKEGSWS